In Humulus lupulus chromosome 7, drHumLupu1.1, whole genome shotgun sequence, the following are encoded in one genomic region:
- the LOC133791446 gene encoding uncharacterized protein LOC133791446 — MFAQLLMDEEQPSLLIPDIPFSRIPPNRPHSNPSYMGRVKSAAQKKKPSKPYENQPISHAEIPSTSGRAESTPELGIQTQAQLRNVIRPDVEWYVAPPSRKKSHKRQSGEGYSNPSTKKSRTENPHAPTPTKETTPPPAPTRDATPPFPVNLDPPSSVGQTPPPAPANLTPPTSTVQQPAGRREEASGDDLTSVVLNSTKDRLSIITKHRRSREAIQETSSMAVDQVFNRALNELLAATEATHAEQLKVVEAKHYEALKEAEAKHTEAHKEAKAKHLEVLQVIEAKLASLEEELKKKEGSIAKITASKEQYKENSLINYWEAHKLQAKLEISRKEVAALEE; from the exons ATGTTCGCTCAACTGCTCATGGACGAAGAACAGCCGTCATTACTTATTCCAgacatccctttttctcgaattcCACCTAACAGACCTCACTCAAACCCTTCatacatgggtagagtaaaatctgctgcccagaaaaagaaaccatcaaaACCTTATGAAAACCAGCCTATTTCTCATGCAGAAATTCCCTCGACTAGCGGTAGAGCTGAGAGTACTCCCGAGCTAGGAATCCAAACTCAAGCCCAGCTCCGAAACGTCattcgaccagatgtcgaatggtatgTTGCTCCTCCTAGtcga AAAAAATCCCACAAGCGCCAGTCTGGGGAGGGCTACAGCAATCCCTCCACGAAGAAGTCTCGAACAGAAAACCCTCATGCGCCTACTCCCACAaaggagacaactcctccaccagctcctaccagAGATGCAACTCCGCCGTTTCCAGTAAATCTAGATCCCCCATCTTCGGTTGGAcagactcctccaccagctccagccAACCTTACGCCTCCAACTTCCACCGTCCAGCAGCCGGCTGGACGCCGAGAAGAAGCCTCGGGAGACGACCTCACGAGCGTGGTGCTCAATTCAACCAAAGATAGGCTATccataataacaaagcaccgtcGCAGCCGGGAGGCGATTCAGGAGACTAGCTCCATGGCGGTTGATCAAGTCTTCAACCGCGCACTGAATGAATTGCTTGCA GCAACTGAAGCAACTCATGCCGAGCAGCTGAAGGTAGTTGAGGCAAAGCATTATGAGGCTCTTAAGGAAGCTGAGGCGAAGCATACTGAGGCTCATAAAGAAGCCAAGGCAAAGCACCTCGAGGTGCTACAAGTGATCGAGGCCAAACTCGCTTCTCTTGAAGAGGAGTTGAAGAAGAAGGAGGGGAGCATTGCCAAGATCACTGCATCTAAGGAGCAGTACAAGGAGAATTCGCTCATAAATTACtgggaagcccacaagcttcaagcTAAACTAGAGATAAGCCGCAAAGAAGTTGCTGCACTGGAGGAATAG